The Labrus bergylta chromosome 14, fLabBer1.1, whole genome shotgun sequence region cactgcttcaaccacctcctcctccactctccgatctgttcacaccagatATGTTTGCCTCATATTTTACaaggttgcaaccatcagtccccagttttctgagcctgaccagCTCAGCCCAAAGTGCCTAACTCGagtcattctcctctctgactgaggacgAAGTCTCTAtgcttgtgctagactctcggcccaccacctgtcctctagACCCAATtccatcaagcctcctgcagaccatttcctctccacTTAATGCTGCACctaagcatatcatcaactcctctctgtaaCGAGTGTGTTCCCCACTGGATTCAAGCAAGCTtgggtcacccctctgctcaaaaaacccacactcaacccagcccaggttgaaaactacagaccagTTTCTCTTCTGCCTCTGAGTTtctgtccagaaacgatctgcttgacccaaatcagtcaggctttaagcagGGCCACTCTACAAACACTGCACTACTTGTCAGTTACAGAATCGctacgagctgccagagctgcgggtcagtcctcagttctattactgctagacctgtctgctgccttgtCTGCCTACTTCCTGGGCGATCTTTTAGAGTGTcttggaagggagaagtgtccaaagcgcacagcttatccacagggatACCCCAAGGTTCAGCGcatggtccccttctcttctccatatacaagAGCTcccttggttcaataatccgctctcatggcttctcataccactgctatgctaacgatacccagctcttcctgtcattaccgccagacgatgttacagttgCTGCAAGAATCtcgtcatgccttgctgatatctctaaatggataaATGAAtgccaccttcaactcaaccttccaaagactgagctccttgtcatcccagccagtccctctatgcaaccacagatcaatatccagcttggtacaaccaaactcatgcccataaagtctgcccggaacctgggtgtcatgattaaTTACCAGAtatttggataaaagcgtctgctaagtgaattgtagaattgtagaagtgGCTTATAGGAATGAATGTTACCTGTTTGggttcacatttaaaaaaaagcatttttcttcATATCCCTTCTATTATCAATgtcataaatataaatgatcagCATATGAATTAATGGATTTTCTTCCAGGGTCCAGAGGGGTCAGGGTCACAAGTTATCAACCTGAGTGAGAAAATCCCCCTTGGTACCCCAAAAGGTGATCAAACAGTGCTGAGCGTGCCCGCAGGGGAGAAGGGAAAACTACTTCCTGGATGGAGTGAGAAGATGGCACAAGGAATCTTGTCAGGTGTGTTTTTAAGCAATGGTCTTCAAAAATTATGAGGCAAACATCATTATTGGCTTTTACTCTATTTACCAAAcatgaccactagagggcattGTTCACCTTTGCTGCAATGTCTTCTGAACATGAGTAAAGGAAGTTTTTGTCTAACCACCTTTGCACTTTCCTGCAATAGATATTTTGTATAAGACATACTTTTgccaataaaaatgtaacactcAACATTTTTCTATCTTAAGGCGCTACAAAGTTGAGTCTAGAGTTTGTTAAAGGAGCAGAGGCAACTGGAAGGGCCATTCATAAAGGAGCAGCCAAGATccgggaccacatcactcctgagGACACTCCTTCAGAGGTCAGCCCCCGTGTCACCAAAAGTCTTCAGGTGGCTAAAACGGCCAGCGGGGGCGCTGTTCGGGTCAGCCAATTCATGGGTAAGGACTTTAATTTATGCCATAAGAAGTCTTACCATGGAGAAATCATAATcctacaaacaaacagagttcTGTGTCAAGGCACTTTGGAGAAATGATAATGAAAACATAAACTTCTATTGGATGTTAAACAACCACACaagaaaactttaaataaaaaagctaaTTGATTTCTGTACTTTTAAGTGGCAAGGCTATGCACCTATATGTTtacttgtgcatgtgtgtgtattcacaGTTGATGGAGTCAGTGCAGTGGCAGGACATGTGGCAGAGAAGATAGCACCACATGTGAAGAAACATGGTGCAAAACTCGTCCCAGAATCTATGAAGGGTAAAGATGGCCGCCCTTCCAACATGGATGGAGCCAAGTTAGTGGCAGTCAGCAGTGTACAAGGTAAAAAGGATGATTCCAGGTTATGCACGTAGTCGGATTTATTTATATACCCTTGAAAATTGTCTGATCGAACATAAAACCCCTGAACGGGCATGAATTGGCTTTTTAATGTTTGCTTAAAGATGGAGGATTTAAGTATTTATAGATGACttcaattttttaaaatttgcatCCCCACCAGGTTTCTCTACTATTTGGAATAGTCTGGAGACCGGAGCAAAGCTTATTGGCAAAAGCGTTACAGCAGAGACTGTCAATATTGTGACATATAAGTAAGTCTAAACATTCCccattatttcttctttgttaCATTGATAGACATTTCTTGATCATTTATAGACTATTGTAGATCTTTTTTTCTAGCCTGTTTCTGCATCTGCTTGGTCACAAACTGTAGAACACTGGATAAGAAACATGTTCTTCTGTTACCTTCTCTTTTGCTTTCTTCTTGGTACGTTGGGAAACTGATCTGCTTATTTCTTTTCAGATTCAGGGGCTTAGAGAAACTATTAAAAATGTCCAGGAACATATGACGGCACTGGGGAGTAAAGGCAAAGACTTTTGAACTAACATTTCACTCTGCATTATTTACAGACTTTTAATTAACCAAGATCAAGTCAGAAAAGAACTCAGTGAGACAAATGCCAAATCTAATGGAGCAGCTTACACATAATTCTATTATAATGTTGTTTTCataaaactgacttttttttaaattagatttttaagtGAACTTTGAAGTATGAGTTTTGGGTTCTTTTTTGACTAGGTGTATTTAAAgcctctgttttgtgtttgattttctgAGTTGGTCTGTAGGTCTGTAAACCAAAGCTAAATATCTGCTTGTGTTGGGTGGTGCTGCTCTTGCTGTTCAGACTATCTGTGCCCTCCTTTTCTGGTTTGTTGCTAATAAAACTACTTAAAAATAAGATATGGACaatgtgttgtgatgtttttgatgcgaatcaaaacacaaactcacattGAACTGGAATTAAAATGTTGTGCACAAATATACTTTCAACACCAAACCACTACTTCCTAACTGCAGTATTATTTGTGGTGAAGGTATGGTAATGATGCAGGTGCAGCCACAGACACTGGTCTCAAGTCAGTGATCAATGTTGGTGTTACTGCGCACAACATCGACAATCTGGGAATTAAAGCCATCCTGAAGACCGCAGGCAAGCAGACTGCCAAGGCCATGGTGAAAAGCCCAGGTGGAAAGCCAGGAGACATTGAGATGAAGGAGGCCCAGAAAAGAGAACATCAACCAGAGAGGAATacagagaaattaaagaaagaagaagagaagaaaaaaaaaatatgaatgttaaaataatttaaaacttGGAGTAAGTCTGAGtcagaattacatttttattcttttttaaagttatttatgtCTCTAGGTCAAGGTAACAGGGCAACAATACTTAAATTCTGAAACAACAGTACTTGTTTTTGTGGTAGTATTTTAACCTGTCATAGctactgaaatgtattttagtCAATTTTCTGTGCTTgttttcatttagattcatAGCTTTAACAGTAAAAGGTTAACGTGTTGAATCTACACAACTTTGAAAGCATAGATGGGTTTGAAAATGGccataatgtaaaataaaacaaatgcagtacataaagaaatgtTAATACCACATTTTAACTACTATTATAAATACCTTTTTTATAAGGAATGTTTAATGAAAGTTAGCCTAATTCTGAGATGAAGTTAAATTTCATGCTCATAAAGCGTGAAGTGAGCTTTATCAAATGGCTTGAAATTTACATCATAGCTGTGTCCCATTCCAGCGACCGCAGTATGTAGTAAtggatacatttatttatttgtattataataaataataaataaattatattacGGGATTTACTCGTGTGTTGAATATTTCACCGAGGTAGAAATCAAATTTCTTGTATCCGTCCGTCCGTATGGTCCGTCCAGCCACTAAAATGTTCCGTTACGTCCAAAAACGCCCTAACAAAACCGGAAACAGGGGTCTCCATAGAAACCCGGAGGACCAAACATTTCTTCAGAGTCAGTTTTTCAGAAAGATGACAGGAGACAGCGACTACAGCAAGTACGACTTGACTCGCTTGCAGGAAGAACTtgagcaggagagagaaatTAAGTAAGTTTTTTTGGGGGAGTGAATTAAGttcaaagtttttttgttttgttttttttgcgcAGTAAAAATAGCAACTTCTGTGTCTGTCGTAGAGAAATGCTGGAAGACTCCGTCTCTGATTTACGGAATACCATGTTTGAACTACAAGAAAGACTGCACAGTGTTGATGGGGAAGGTAAATTAGATTATATTTTGACATTATAAAAGCTTTAGCTTAAGATAATTGGACTTGACTAGCCCAGGTACTGTTCAGTCAGAGTGTAATGTGCCCTGCCCTTAATGCTACTGGCTTGGCTGTGACCCCCCATACAACAGGAAATGAGTGGAAGACAAGGTATGAGACTCAAATAGAGTTAAATGGACAGTTGGAAAGACAAATGTCACTGATTCATGAGAGACTGGAGGACCTACGAGGAAACCCCATGGGTAAGTTCACCAGCCATTATTGCCTTTTGAAGGGAATGGGAAATATATGATTGAATTTGTAAACCAAAAACAGGCTTTTCAGAAGAGTAAATAACTCAGTCAGGATAGTTTTCTCCACACTAAGCGTGTTGACATTGCAAAACTCTTTCAGGATGCTCAAGATTCAAGAAATGGAAGTTTAGTTAATTAAAACAGGGCTAATTCATGAGGTAATTTGATTGTCTATGACGATGTCCTCATTTAAGAGATGCAGGATGAATAGTGTTAATACATTTGAACAGGTGCTGTCTGGCAGAAATGCCCCATAGTCAACTCAAGTGCATGATGCCGAAGTTAACAAACATCCCTTAAATGCACCACTCGTTAAGACTTTTTAAGCATTTTACTGCATGCACAcataatgtatatattttttttacagatcgATTGGCCTCCATCCGCTCTTATGATGACATGCCTGTGGTAAGTAAAGACATCTTGATATTCTCTGAAGCTTTTTCATgacttgtgttgttgtgtaagAGTtattaggttgtttttttttttttacccaagtgcagaataaagtTAATACAGTAATAGAGAAGCTATACCAGCAGAGTGAGCCAGAGTCACAATGTAAGCAGAGAAAGGAggcaggacagagaggacagctgctcttcatcctctggTTGATGCAGGCTGAACAAACCAGAGTTTAATCACAGCACTGTAATCACAGGATTACAAACCATGGGAGAGAAAGGCACACTAAttacaatacacacacacacatacacatgaatGCACACCACACACTGATTGTTGCACGCCACAGTCAGTATATGAGTGTGTCTGCTTGCCTTATAGGCACAACTAACAGATGCTCATGAGTGTATCAGAAAGACTGGACTGAAGATCTATGGAAAACCATGAACAGGACTGTTTGAAGAACATAGATCATTTCAGATagagacaacaaagaaatagaTCATCGGTTAGCGTTGGTGTTAGTATACAGTAGCTCTGTCTACTCGAGCTATTAGATAACATAACTGATACTTTTACATGGCATGCATTGGGTTTGTAAACATACTATGCTGTGATGCTGTGATAATATGCAGATTTAATGCACTCAATAATGTATTAAGCCACATTAAAATTAATGTATTCATTTGATATTAAACTGTCGAGCATCAGGTTGATTCTGAATTTTGATTCATACATCTGaaagtttaaacacattatttattaaTCCATAGttgcttatttattttatttattttatttttatttattttatttattttatttattttatttattttatttattttatttattttatttatttatttttatttcttatttcttatttttttttggtacatgAAGAAGGAATAATCTCTTTCAACCCAGAAAACTGTATTGCTCTGCTTTGTgctaaaaacgtcatgtaactTTTCCATGTCCCAGctgtaatgtgtttttcccCGTTATTGAATTATGTATGAGACTAATCCATTTTTGTGCTCAGGTTTTCTGCAGTAACTATTCTGTTATTGTTTGATCCTTGTAGATAGGACTTTGTTATTCAAGTACAAATTGATTTGTAATCATACATTACCAGTACAACATGTTCACTCTAGGTGGCCTCTTTTGTTATCTCTTTGGCTAATCAATTGAAACACTTTGCGGCAGGAGACACTGAAGCAGCGACTGAAGATCCTGACTGAAGAGAAGTCTGACCTCCAGAGTCAGCTGATGGACTGTCATCTGCAAATTGAACAGGAGGGAAAGGTGTTCAAATGTTGTAGTTCAGAGCAAAAAAGCACTTTTGGTTTTTGCCATAACAGCTTTTATGATCACAGTCACTGCTTTCCATTTAGTCCTGCATTCTGCtaagacaaaaatgatatgCTCTTAGTTTAGCCACTTcattctttgtttattgttttctccacaaCAAACAGTGAGATATTCTCTGAAAAAAGGTTAAGCATTCAGCATGTGGAACCAGTAATACATGGTTTAACCAGTGGCTCATTAACACTGAGGACCTCTTTAAATATGCTCAGGCAGAACACTTATAACAAGCACTGCACCTGTGAGAAGCGAGAAAATGTGACAGTGTTGTCCTCTGTTTCATATTCTCTTTCAGGCATTTCACAAAACTAATGATGAGAGGCGGGCATACCTTTCAGAAATTGCTAAGGTAAGCTTCTCTTTTCATCCATGTCAACAAAAGAGCTACAGGCAAGTCTAACAAGTAGCTCTGGAACCAAACCTATTCACTACAACTCACTGAGTAGTATGTTTATGCCTCACTGAGCAGTACTGTAGCTGTCATGTCCAAGTGCTACAAAATCCCATTACAGTGTAGAGAGCAGACTTATGTAGCTTCTCTCTTTCAGGCCTAGTTACGAATTCTCATTCATCCTCTAATGCTGCTCTATTATATAATAGGTGAGTCAAGGACGTTCTGCTTTCTGCTGCAACCACACTGGTTCCTGCAGGGCTGAAGCTGCCAGAAAACTCAAACTCGATTTGTCTATCAACATTAAATCATTACATTTGAAGCAGATTTTGAGAGCCTCTGGTctgctgtaaacacacaaaagcatAGTCATGGATACAGCTAAACAAACTGTCTCTAGTGCACTCTTTGAAATTACTCTGAATTGCCAACTTTCACAGCTGTCCTCCACCCTTGATGTCCAAAGAAGACAGTACTCCTACCAGCCACAGAGGGCACCAGAGAGCAAACAGAACAGGTGAGGGGACCCTTTCAGATGATGAAAACAATAACAGGAACTGTGTAATGAATAAACTAGAGCccaaaaaatgactgaaaaaacacacaccaagATTCACTTAGCTAACATTCTAGCTAACTGTTTCTTTAGTttgattatttgatttattaataGTGCAAAGCAtgcaaatgtgaaataaatgctGCCATTTGCAGTATTTGAAGTATAAGCGATTCCACTGGCAAGTCACAATCAAACGCACTCATACTAATGACCTTCAGTACTTAAATAAGATGCATGATTATGAGCCATTTATAATATTACCCTCCATATAAACATGATGTTACAGCTTTAAAGAAAACGCCAAGTTTGGCTTTATTGTTAATGTTAGCACTGTAACATTTCATGGAGGGGGCATCACTTAATGATGACTTTAATGCTACCACAAATGCAGTCCAACCAATGGGAACAGTTTCTGTAAAAGACTTTAGATAAGGGCACATGTCagatgagtaaataaacacttaGTGACTTAAATGAGTCAACGTATTTAGCTCTTTACTTACATTTAGGCCTACTATGTGACATTATTTTGATTTAATCTTGGAATATCTGCATTAATCAATTTGTTTTTGGATCCATAATTCTGTGCTGATTTGTAACAAATAAACAATTGCATGTGCTTGACAGATTAACTcggattaataaagtaataaatTCTGAGATTGATCCTCTTTGACTATTATTGGATTATTTCAGCTGTCTTAAGCCCTTTTAATTGAAAACATTTCGTATCCACAGCTTTGGCCTGTTTTACTAACTATATTTTCTGAAGGCATAGAGGGAAGCAGGCCAGCAGGATGGAAGAGGCTAAATCtaagaaaggaaaagagagaggagaagatggaggaggCGTGCGTGTGACAGGAGGCGGTGTTAGTGGAGCAACAGTAGAGAGAAGAGACGAGAAGAAATACCAAAAGGGAAGTAGGTTACCAACAGTCAAATCCTAGCTGATACAGAAACCAGATCCAAAGTCTCGGGTTATAGGAGTatgataaaatgtaaaaagaatcAATGTTACTCAGTACTTGTTATGTGGATTGTTGAAAAATTGCTATATACTTGTATTTTTAGTTTcctcaaagcttttttttctatgtGGGCAGATCGCCCACATAGAAAAAAAGTTGCTATAGTCATAAGTCAGTGTTTATTTCACAATTTCTGGCAAATACAGTCTCACACTGATCTCATGATATACAAATGTACATTTATTATACCACCTGGCATTTTCTCCCTGTCCCGTTTGAAAAGGACGAGTGGCTAAAAGAGGAAATGTTTAAGGGGGAGGAATATGACAGGCTTTGAGTGAGCTAGGTCACCTCGTAAAGTGCCAGAACCCTGCTGAGTCTGACATTTCTACTGTCACTGcaattttcttttccaaagCACCTCCTACGACTATTTCGTAAGCAGCCCCCACGTACACCACTCGCAACCGGTCAGCCCCATCCCACCCACTGACCGCCTTTACAAACGTAGGTGTGTTAAAAGTGCAGCCATATGGGATAAAGTAGTGAAAAGGAAAATTTCCAGAAGctgtttcatttgtgtttgtggagaAGTGTGGAGGATGATTTGCTGATCTTATCAGGCAATAATTGGAACAATATCTCGTAGTATTAGAATAGCCAATCATGTCCAGTCAGTTTTCATTGTTCTAACTTGCACCCTTagctctctcttccttttcaaCTCACTGGTCTGCAAGGACAGTGAAGTCATATTAATGAGCTCAGGGATTGTGACCTAAAATTGGGTTAAGAGACAAAGAGGTTACAGGCAGATAATTATTCATGAAGGCATATACACATTACCTGTTCTTCAGCTTCATGTCTAAGATTGGCAGGAAATTGTATTGTAGTGACAGGGAAACTGGCCTTTAACGAAAAGGGCAGAGCTCAAGCCCTGGTGTCACTAAGCATCAAGACAGCTGAACTGTCCTTTAGTATGACACTGGATGCTCAACCACTTCCACTTTTCCTTCGGGctaaatctttgcatgaaatgaaagaaagtaaGATTTTTGGACATCTGGATTCATAATAATTGGCTGCTAGCCATTATATTCCACCAAACAGATGGAAACAGTCTTTCTTAGGCCAAAGAAGTAAGATTGTACTTGGAATATGGATATAAGGACATTTTATCATCACTTCTCAACGCTCTGTTATGAGATttataacatttatattttacgATCTTACAGGTATACTTATTAAACTTTCCATTCATtcaataaaacactgaagaaaaTCATGTCATCATCAGTCAGAACTCCCTAATTTCCAGCTAACAAAGACGTGTTCCTGTTTTGAAGTACTGACCTGCTATCTAAAACCAAACACCAATGTGAATTCTGTTTTAGCTTTCCCTTTACAGCTCCACCCATTTTTATATGGTTTGCTGACACAGTGTAAACCCTTGCATGTGCTGCTTCAGCGACAGGTTATTTGTCTTTGATTAATGACTTAATTTAAAGACGGCCAGTCCATGTTGCCTCATAAGAAAGTTAGTACATTTACAGCACGCCACACTATCCTTCTTTCTTCTACCTCTCCTctctttattctgttttttgtgcACAAGCTCGTATTTGCAAATCTCACAGCATCCTACCCACACAGCCACAGAGCAACCAACCAGATGTCTAGTGCTGACAGGTGCAACACGGTGACGAATCACTACAGCATCTGTCAAACACCATGAATCACACTATTGCTGCCTGCTCATGCTTACTCGGTTATTTCTTCTCTCTGTACTCACTATATGAATATGTTGAAAACCACATGTGTACGTTTAACTGCTTATTTTTGTGCGTAAGAGACCCGTAGCATGTGCATGTGAATGACCTGTCAGTCAACCTCAGTGATTTCTTGGCTCCAGATTTTGTATGGTATCAAAGACATGATGGAAAGAATTTCATTGTATGCAGCATCTTTCAACACTCAGTGggtctttaaattatttttttggcagtgaaataaagacattaatAATTTCCTAAATTATTCCAGATGAGATTTGTCACAATATGAAGCTCATTCCCATCTATCCACATCTTAATtatcttctatttttttattttgttatagaCTTCACAGAAATGCATTAGCGGAGATGTGCTACATTGCTCTTTtatatgtgtttttgtgaagcATCGTTTCAGTAAATTGTTGCAAAGACATGCTGAGGGAAAGTCTTGGTATAAAAAAGTaatctctcttgttttttttttatgaaggataaTTGGTCATAAAACGGTAGATCCACATTTAATGTGCTCTGTTTAGttctacaaataaaaaaggacttgcaaaaacacttaaaagcctttgttttcattgtcaaactCTTTATATACAAGTAAATTAGATCTCAGCAAATTGCTTGGTCATGCTTCCAGAGCAAAGATGACCTCTATCAAGAATTGCaaccatttattttctcttggaAATGCTATATCCAATCCTATATCATTCTAATGTTATAATAGCCACATTGAGTTTGCCAGCTGCAAATAAGGGTTCAAATGAACTGCTCTATACTGCATGCTTGATTACTTATAAAGTTGAAATAGCTATACTATATAGAGTTACACTCAAGATTGGATCTGCTTTATCCTCtcaaatgttatatatatttgcaGAAATGcttacatttatttacttttatagCAACAGTTATTTGAACAGCTGGACTTCTATATCAGATATATCAGAAAGTGTGAATTCTTAGGCatcaagaaagaaaagagattgtTGTCCTCATTTTAAGTCCTTCACTTTGTCCTCCATATTTCTTGCCCTGGTCTGAAGACACATTCCCCCAAATGAGCCCTGTTTTCTCTGGACTAATTTAGACACACACCTTTTCAGCCCTGAGCTTGTGACGCActctggctgtttgtgtgtctcttcccAAAATAGAAAACATCTGTGTGatggataatgtttttataTCTATCTGTCACTGCCAAACATCCTGGTGCATTCATGTTTATACAGTCCAAGATGCCCAGCATAATAGATGCATTCCTATATGACCATTACTGTCGGATATATTCAGGGGATAACTAGAATGGTTGGATTGATGATATTTGAGCCCTTAAAAGAGGCACTAACCtaagaaatgttaaaatattAAACCAACAGAACACAATAACAGAAGAATGGTATTTTAAATGCAATGTTCATTATCCCTGGCATAGCTGATTGCTTGCTAACGCATGATGGGATGTAATTGGGAGGTCTCTGGAGTCAACAATGTATATCAGTGGTCTGTATCTCTGCGAGAGAGACTATTTTCTGTagtcacaaaacaaacacacaattgaATTGCTATGAAAATGAATCAATGTTATGATAGGAAGAAAGCAGCATCCTCTCAAAACTCAACATGTAGTCCCTGTTGAATGTTCATACAAGGGATGAAATGGGTTACAACAATCATACTTGTCACACTGCATTTACATCATTAGCTGCATTGCATAGTTTGGGATTAAGCTACACCAAGGACCCTCTGTGCATTACATAACATCTCACATGCACATTTTCTTAAGGTTTGCCATAATACTGCTCTTTGCTTATAGCCAAGGTTTATACA contains the following coding sequences:
- the ccdc169 gene encoding coiled-coil domain containing 169 isoform X1; protein product: MTGDSDYSKYDLTRLQEELEQEREIKEMLEDSVSDLRNTMFELQERLHSVDGEGNEWKTRYETQIELNGQLERQMSLIHERLEDLRGNPMDRLASIRSYDDMPVETLKQRLKILTEEKSDLQSQLMDCHLQIEQEGKAFHKTNDERRAYLSEIAKLSSTLDVQRRQYSYQPQRAPESKQNRHRGKQASRMEEAKSKKGKERGEDGGGVRVTGGGVSGATVERRDEKKYQKGSRLPTVKS
- the ccdc169 gene encoding coiled-coil domain containing 169 isoform X2; this translates as MTGDSDYSKYDLTRLQEELEQEREIKEMLEDSVSDLRNTMFELQERLHSVDGEGNEWKTRYETQIELNGQLERQMSLIHERLEDLRGNPMDRLASIRSYDDMPVETLKQRLKILTEEKSDLQSQLMDCHLQIEQEGKAFHKTNDERRAYLSEIAKLSSTLDVQRRQYSYQPQRAPESKQNRGKQASRMEEAKSKKGKERGEDGGGVRVTGGGVSGATVERRDEKKYQKGSRLPTVKS